In Alistipes sp. ZOR0009, the DNA window TTTTTTTTCGACACCCCAATAAGGACTAAATGAAAAAAGAAAACAGGCGTTAGCTGACAGCTACGACCAGCAAGATTGAGTAGATTAAGAGTATGGAAGCAGAAATAGCAATTTAGCCTAAGATGAAAGCGCTGCAGACGATGCTGCAATGAAATAGCTGCTAAGTGCTGGTTCTGCTAATCGTAATGTAGGCTTCGCTAACCATACTGTAATACCCGATTAACCACCATGTAATGCCAGCAAAGGGTGCTGCAACGTAAGTTTACGGCTATGTAACGGTTGCCAACGACATTGTAATGGCTGACAAATAACATTTCACCTCCGTGTAGCTGCATTGTAATGGCTGACTAACGACATTGTACGCCAAGCAGCCCGCCCTGCAACATAGCCTGACACCAGAACGAAATAACGCCCTCCGCCTGTTTTTTTAGCCGCCGCCAATGCAGTAGCTACAGAAAAGCGCGAGCATACAGCACCAGCAGCTTACCCTTGAAGTGCTAAGAACGTTACAATACCAGAAATTGACTGCCATTAAAATCAGGCTTCTGACTTGCTGAGAGGCTAATCATCTTGTCCGTACATTTTTCTTAACTCCTTTTAAGAAGAAAAGGGAACAGCGGGTTTCTGTATTAGCTAACTTTGCCCGATAACCATTCAAAATAAATTGAAATGCAACTAAGGAACTACTTTAAGCTGCTTCTTCTTTCTGCGGCAGGTATCTTTGTGCAAGGGTGCTCGTCTACGTCCCACATTCCAAGACCAACCGAAGGCTACGGCAATTTCGACTATAAGCCAACATCTTCTGTAGTTAGCGTACCTATTGCGCTAAGCGAGAAGGTTCTTAACGCAAAAATCAACGCGGAAATCAACGGTCTTTTGTACGAAGACAACAACATGAACGATGATAACATGATGGTGAAGGTTTGGAAGGCGCAGCCTATCCAAGTTTCGCTTAATGGCATGTCTATAGACTATAAGATACCGTTGAAGCTTTGGCTAAAAGGCGGATTCACCAAGTTGGGAATTACCGTAGCAAAGGATGTTGAGCTGCAGATTGCGCTTAAGTACCGCACCTCTTTGGCTATTGCACCCGATTGGACCATCAATTCGAAGACCGTATCAACCGGTTTTGAGTGGATTACCAACCCAGAGGTAAGCATGGCAGGCTTTAAGGTACCCGTTAAGCTGGTTGCCGACAAGGTTGTTAACGGAATGCAGGGCCGCGTTTGCTCGGAAATTGACGGGCAGATAAAGTCACAGTTTAACGTAAAGACGCTTATGGGCGATGCTTGGCGTCAAATTCAGCAGCCTATACTTATTAATAAGGACTACAACGTTTGGCTAAAGGTTACGCCAAGCGAAATTACCGCTACCCCATTTGTTACCCGCAACGGGATTATCAGCTCGGCTGTTGGCGTTAAATCAGAGACTGAAGTTTTGATATCACCTAAATCTCCAGCCTATACCCCAGTAGCAAAGCTGCCTAACTTCCGTGTTGTTCCCAAGTCGGACGGCTCATTTACCTTTAACCTTTGGACTGACATCCCTTATAGCGAAGCGGAGCAGATGGCCATTAAGGAAGTTAAGGGGAAAACCTTTAGCTCTGGAAGCAAGAAAGTTACCGTTAACGGAATTAAGATTTACGGAAGCAACGGAAAGACCATTGTTGCCGCAGATCTTACCGGAAGCTTTAATGGTACCATCTACTTTGCTGGAGTACCCTTCTACAACCATGAGAAGAAGACGGTAGAGGTGAAGGATCTTGATTTTGAGATGCAAACTAAGAATATTCTTTTCAAGAGTGCAGCGTGGCTGTTTAAGAGCACCATTAAGGATGCCCTTAAAGAAAACATGGTTTTCCCTGTTACCAGCTACTTTAACACTGCGAAGAACATGGCTAACGCCAGCTTAAAGAATAACAAATCGGTAAAAGAGGTAACCATCAACGGAGTGGTTGATCAAATTGACATTCAGGATATCTTCCTTACCGACAAATCTTTTAAGGTTTTAGGTATTGCCAAAGGCAAGCTTAACATCTCGTTAGACGGTCTTAACTTTTAGATAATAATTCTGTGTTTAAAGGGCATTTCCTGTAAAAAGGAGGTGCCCTTTATTTTTTCTAGCGCTATACTCGGGCTTTACTTTCATTCAATCCTCGCTCCTCCCCTTTTATTATCAATCAAATCTCCCTATCTTAGGAGGAGTAATCCAATGGCCGTCGAGAAAAGAAGCGCGTTAGCCCCTGCTGCTTCAGCAAATGAAGCACACCAAGCAGCGATGGGCAGGCTGTGTTGCCAAGCAAAACAGCAGTAACTCGAATCTCCCTTTTAGTATGACGGTCTGGCATATAATCCTCTTTTTGTAATGCAACAAAAGCTATCGTCGTACCAGCGGTTTTTAATACTGAAACTAAAAAAGCTATCCAACAAGCAGCTGATGCTAATATTTAGCATCCTGACAGGAGTTATCTGTGGATTTGCGGCCATTTCCATCAAGTGGCTTATCCATTTTGTAGAGACAACGCTGGTGAGCTGGATTCCTATAGAGAAAGGGAGCATCCTGCTTTTTGCCTACCCTATGGTTGGTATTCTGCTAACCATTCTGTTTGTTCGCTACTTTGTGAAAGATGATATTGGGCATGGCGTAACCAAGGTGCTCTACGCCATATCGAGGCGAAACTCTAAAATAAAGAGGCATAACATGTACACCTCGATGATTGCCAGCTCGCTTACCATTGGTATGGGAGGATCTGTTGGAGCAGAGGGGCCGATTGTGATGACAGGTGCGGCCATAGGCTCGAACATTGGCCAGTTTTTTAGGGTAGACTACCGGATGATTACGCTGCTTTTAGGAGCAGGAACAGCGGGAGCCATTGCAGGCGCCTTTGGTGCTCCGCTTGCAGGGATGATTTTTACGCTAGAGGTGCTGATGCTCGATCTTACCATGGCTGCGGTTATTCCTTTGCTCCTTTCGACGGTAAGTGCGGTAAGCATTACCTACGTTTTTATCGGTTCCTTTCTGGTATTTCCTGAAAAAGTAATCGTAAACTTTTCGGTTTACAACATTCCCTACTACATCATTCTGGGTATATTTTGTGGAGCCATAGCACTCTACTTTACCTGGGGTTCTCTGAAGATAGAATCGTTTTTTAAGCGTCAGCAGAGCATTACCAAGCGCCTTTTGATAGGAGGCACGCTGCTTGGTATCATGATTATGCTCTTTCCCTCGCTATACGGAGAGGGCTACGAACCCATTGGCAAGCTACTTTCGCTAGACCACCATTCGCTCTTTGAGCGCACCCTATACTACGGGCTGCGCAATGAGACGTGGGCGCTACTGCTAATACCGATTGCCATTATAGCGCTTAAGATTCCGGCCATGGCCTGCACGTTTGGGGCAGGTGGCGTTGGAGGTATTTTTGCGCCAAGCCTCTTTGTTGGAGGTTTTGCGGGCTTCTTTATTGCAACATCGCTTAACGTATTCTTTGGGTTAAACCTGCCTGTTGGAAACTTTACGCTGGTAGGCATGGCAGGCGTGCTTGCTGGAGTTATGCATGCCCCCCTAACGGGGATATTTCTGATTGCAGAGATTACAGGAGGATATCAGCTCTTTATTCCGCTAATGATAACGGCAGCACTAGCCTATACCACCGTTTATAGCAGAAACAAGCACTCGCTTTACACGCTACGATTGGCGCAGACTGGAGATTTGATTACGCACCATAAGGATAAGGCGGCAATAACCGTAATGACGCTTAACGAGGTTATAGAGCGAGACTTCTGCCCTATTGAAGTTAACGCTACACTAGGGGAGCTTGTTGTCACCATTGCCAAATCGAAGCGGAACCTTTTTCCCGTGCTAAACGAGAAGCAGCAGCTGCAGGGTATTGTGCTGTTGGATGACATTCGTCAGCTTATGTTTGACCAGTCGAAATACGAGACGGTCTTTGTGAGAGAGCTGATGGCTACTCCTCCTGATTATATTGTTGACAATGAAGCAATGGAGGTGGTATTCGAAAAGATGGAATACTCAGGAGCATGGAACTTACCCGTTATTGACGAAGATCAGCGCTACGTAGGATTCATATCCCGCTCTAAGATCTTATCTATCTACCGAAAAAAGCTGGTTGAACTCTCGGACGATTAACCCACAGGCTTACTATGGCAAAGGAAAACAAGTATCAGAATGTAAGTTTTAGTAGCGTTGAAGAGATGCTGGAGCATATACCTGAGAATGAACGGCTGGTGGTTGAGCTGCTAAGACGTATCGTTACGGATTGCATGCCGCATTGCTCGGAAAAGCTGATGTTCAACATCCCGTCGTACAAGCAACACTACAGCGTTTGCTTCATTTGGCCATCGGCGGTAAAATGGGGAAAGGTACCACGGGAAGGAGTTCGGTTTGGCTTTATGCGAGGAGACTTACTAAACGATGATGGGACATATCTGCAAAGAGACGGACGAAAGCAGGTGTACTGCCGCGATTTTTTCGGAGTAAACGATGTGGATATCGACCTGCTAAAATCGTATATCTACGAAGCAGCAGCTGTAGACGAGCAGCTTTACCTAAGCAAACGTGCGAAAAAGCGGTAGTTATCAGTTCTTTTACGGAAATCAATCATTTTCCTGCTATTAAATACCATATTACATCTTTTTTGGAAGTCTTATTTATATATCTTTAACCCGCAAATAACTAAAAAAACGTATTATGGTTCGCGACACACAAATATTCGACCTTATTGCTAAGGAACGCGAAAGACAAACGCACGGTATTGAACTTATTGCATCTGAAAACTTCGTTTCAGACCAAGTTATGCAGGCAATGGGCTCTGTGCTTACCAATAAATATGCAGAAGGATACCCAGGAGCACGCTACTATGGTGGATGCCAAGTAGTAGATATCGTTGAGCAGCTTGCCATCGATCGTCTGAAAGAGGTTTACGGAGCAGAGTATGCAAACGTACAACCACACTCTGGAGCACAGGCAAACATGGCCGTATTTATGGCTTGCCTTAAGCCAGGAGATACCTTTATGGGATTAGACCTAGCTCATGGTGGCCACCTTTCGCACGGTTCGCCTGTAAACATGTCTGGGTTTATGTACAACCCTATTGGCTACAAGGTGAACGAAGAGGATGGCATGGTTAACTACGATGAGATGGAGCGCCTTGCGCTTGAGCACAAGCCAAAGATGATTATTGGTGGAGCATCAGCCTACTCTCGTGAGTGGAACTACAAGCGTATGCGCGAGATTGCAGATAAGGTAGGCGCTATCTTTATGGTAGACATGGCTCACCCTGCAGGTCTTATCGCAGCTGGTCTTCTTGACAACCCCGTTAAGTATGCCCACATTGTTACCTCAACAACCCACAAAACCCTTCGTGGACCACGTGGTGGTATCATCCTTATGGGTAAGGACTTCGAAAACCCATTTGGTTTGAAGACTCCTAAGGGCGAAATCAAGATGATGTCTGCTGTTCTTAACAGCTCTGTATTCCCTGGTATTCAAGGTGGACCACTAGAGCATGTTATCGCTGCTAAGGCTGTAGCTTTTGGCGAAGCTTTAACTCCAGAATACAAGGTATACCAAGATCAGGTGAAGAGAAATGCTGCCGTTCTTGCTAAAACCTTTGTAGACATGGGCTACAAGGTGATTTCTAACGGTACCGATAACCACCTTATGCTTATCGACCTTCGCACCAAGTATCCAAACATTACCGGAAAGCAGGTTGAGAATACGCTTGTTAAGGCTGATATCACCATTAACAAGAACATGGTTCCTTACGATTCTCGCTCGCCATTTACTACCTCTGGTATTCGTGTTGGTGCGCCAGCAATCACCACTCGTGGCTTAAAGGAAGAGCACATGCCACTTATCGTTGAGTATATCGATGCGGTTATTGCCAACTTCGAGAACGAAACTAAGATTGGTGCTGTACGTACCGAAGTTAACAAGCTAATGCAGGATCTACCACTTTTTGCTTGGTAGTAAACTCCTATATTGCTAGATAATTTAAAGGCTACTCCGCAAGGAGTGGCCTTTTCTTTTACTTGATATTTATACTTTTGAAGTAAGCATCGAATTAAATATTAAAATATGAATGTCATGAGATGGGTTGTGGCTGCGCTTTTTATCGTTTTACTCATTTATTGGACCGTGTTTACCAACGGACGAAACGGCTACATCAATAGCGCCATTGGGGCACTATCTGCTGCCAGCATTGCCTATCTATACGTTAAGGATATAAGGCATCATCGAAATAAAAAGTAAATTTGCAGCAAAACAATGCTGATATGATGAAGTACGTTAGGCATGCGCTGGTAGGTATTAGCTGCATCCTGTTTCTTTACCTGCTGCTATTTACCGACGCCTCCTTTTCGGGGAATACCCTTTTGTGGTCGGTGCTATTGGCTATATCGGTTGCCGTGTTTGGGTACGATTACTACCGCTACCGAAAAACAAGAAGGTAACCACTACTATAAACCCTTATGATTATGGAGAAAGAGAAAAAATATTCATGTCCCCAGTGCGGCGCCAAAGTTTCGTTGGGGTACGCCTTTACGATTGCAGATAACAAGCGCTATGTTTGCCAAAAATGCGGAACGCATTCGGTTCCCAAAACGGATAACATCGTTTACTACCGCATAGCCACCATCATCCTAACGCTGGTATTTATGCTTGCATACAACCATGTGGTATTTACAAAGATGGAGGTTGAGCGCTACCTTCCTAATCAGCTGATAATGCTTGCTGCCACCGCCGCGTTTTACCTTACCGTGGTTTACCTTTTAATTATACGCGTGGTAGCCATGAAGCGCTTTGGCGACTAGTCGCTTTCGACAATGCTAAAGCGACTCTGCTCGTGGGTAGATTCGATTTTTATTACATTGATGGATAGTAGGTCGAGCACCAAACGCTCGGCCTCTTTTGTCGAGAGCTGCTGCTTTTTCCAAATCTTTGTAAAGGACAGAGGACCGGTTGCTGTTAGCAAATCGACCAGCTGCTGATGGCGATTGCCAAAGCTGACGGGACGAGGCTTAGAGCAAGACTGCCTAAGATACTTAGCATGTAGGTATCCGACCTTGATATTCTCGTCGGCAATGCGAATGTAGGTGGTTGGTTTTCCCTCCTTATCGGGTGCCGAGTGCGGTTTTCGGGTGCTTTCCGCTATGATTATCTCCAAAACAACCTTCCCGTTAACCTCCCATCTTTTTACATCAAAAGGAACCTCTGGCTTACAGAATACCTGAGCGGCTGTCTCAATCATGTAGTACTCCTCGTCGCTGTTTACGCCTGCTATTCGTCCGTTATCTTTTACGCCAAGCAGCAAAGATCCACCCGAAGTGTTGGCAAACGCCGCCAACGAGCGAGCAATCTTCTTGGAGTCGGTTACCGCATATTTAAAGTCGAGGTGCAAACCTTCGCCCTCGGATATTCGTTGAAGTAAGCTACTAGCCACGGTTGAATTCTTTTACTATTGAGGTTCCTTTATTCTCCACACTACGCCTGTACCTATAACGCCAGCCGCAACAACAACAAGCCGAACAGGCCAGCTGTATATAAATAAGGATGTAGAGAGAATAATCATCATCCACATAAGAATGAAAATTCGATACTTGGATTTACGGCTAAGTCCCCTTTCGTAGTTGGCGATGTACCTTCCGAAGAAGGGGTTGCCTATCAGCTTTTGGTGCAGGCGTTCGCTGCTCCTGACGTAGAACCATGCAGCCAGCAGCACAAATGGTGTTGTTGGTAACCCGGGTACCACAATACCTACAATGCCACAACCGAGAGAGATGGTTCCTAAACCAACAAAAAGCACCTTCCGCATCATCCAGCTTCGAATATTAGGCAGCAAAGATACAATAACCGCGAAAATGGCCGGGCATTTTACCTTCTTTAAACGCAAAAGAGAAGCGCTTACGGCAACAAATGCCCGCTTCCCTTTTAGCCTTTCTTAAAACAGGCCGCTTGTCAATCTCATTAATTGGCACTTACTTTGCAATCCGTAATATTTAACGGGCGACTCGTAGAATTTCTGGAACTTTTAGCAGCCGTTTCTCACCTTGAAACCCATCTCCGCCAGGACGATGTTCAAGTGGTAAAAGTTCTCTTCGAGGGCAAGGTCTCGCTCAAGAAAATCACTTTACTAAAAAAAATAGTATGAAGCGTTTTTGGCGTCTTTACAGGCCCCACTATCGCAGCACGCTAAGTCTTGGGCTACCTGTGATGGTTTCGCAGCTAGGTCAAATATCTGTGGCTGTTGTCGACGTGATGATGATTGGACGATTAGGAGCAATACCGCTAGCTGCAGCGGCATTTGCCACCATGCTTGTTTCGCTACCTCTCTACTTTGGAATGGGGTTTGCCCTTTCGATAACACCCCTTACTGGTAAGGCCTTTGGGGCAAACAATCACCGCGAGGTGGGCGTACTTTGGAAGAATGGCGTGGTATCCTACCTTTCGGTGGGACTTCTTCTGCTTCTTATAAGCGCTATTCTGTATGGCGGCATGGCGTTTATGAATCAGCCCGACAGCATTATTCCCCTCGCACGCCCCTTCTTTATTCTTATAGCAATCTCCATGTTTCCCGTAATGATCTTTATGCTGGGAAAACAGGTGCTAGAGGGGCTTGGAGACACGCGTACGGCTATGGTGATTACCCTTATCGCCAACCTGATCAACATTGTGGGCAACTACCTTCTTATTTATGGAAACTTAGGAATGCCAACGCTGGGCGTAAACGGCGCTGGGGTGTCAACGCTTACGGCACGAACCTTTATGGCGGTAGCTATAATGGTGGTGGCGCTACGTAAGCCAATACTTCGTCAAGCGCTACAGCTGGCAAAAGACGTTAAGGCTTCGTTTTCGCAGGTTAAGAGGATTTACAAGCTAGGTGTTCCGATGGGGATGCAGGTTTTCTCCGAGGCTTCGGCCTTTATCTTTGCAGGACTGATGATGGGATGGCTTGGAGAGATTGGTTTGGCCGCCCACCAGGTAGTTATTAGCCTTTCTGGCTTAGGTTTTATGCTCTACCAGGCAATTGGGATGAGCACCACCATACGTGTTAGCCAACTTTCGGCGCTTGGTACTCCCTCCATCGTTCGTAGGGCTTCGGTGGCGTCGAGCCAGATTGCCGGAGTGATGGTGGTAGTCATCAGCGGGCTATTTCTATTATTCCACAAGGAGATTCCCTACCTCTTTACGCAAGACGAGGCAGTGGCGCTTGTTGCATCTAAGCTGCTTATTGTATTCATCATATTTCAGGTATTTGATGCTGGGCAAATTGTCTTTTCGGGTATACTCCGAGGCTTAGCCGACGCCCGAATTCCGAGCATGCTTACCTTCGTTTCGTACTACCTTATATCCATCCCCATAAGCTATCTGGCCGCCTTTAAGCTGGGCTTTGGCGAAGTTGGCATCTGGATGGGATTCCCCATAGGATTGGGTATTTGTGCGCTGCTATTCTACTTCCGTATCCGAATTCTGATGGGAAGGTTGGAGTTAGCCAGAGCGTAGGCCGAGGTTTCCCAAACAGCACTGCAGGTAGAAAAAGCGATTGCGTAGCTACCTCAATAAAAAAACAAATGCGGAGCTACAGCTCCGCATTTGTTTTTTATCGTTACAGCACTGTGGCTATCGTAACTGTGCCCCAAAGTTTCTATCAAATGCCTTGATGAGGTTATCCATCATGCGGTCGATTTGCTGATCGGTTAGCGTCTTGGTTTCGTCCTGTAGGATGAAGCTAAGCGCGTACGACTTCTTCCCTTCTGGAAGGTTCTTTCCTTCGTAAACGTCGAATAGGCCAACCTTTTTCAGGAACTTCTTCTCGGTTTGGAAGGCAGTCTCGCGCAGCTGAGCAAATGTTACCTTCTTATCGAGTAGCAGCGCTAGATCGCGACGCACCTCCTGGAACTTAGAAATTTCCTTGTAGGTAGTCTTGTTGTTGCGAACAAAGTTAATGAGCAAGTCGAAACGGATTTCGGCAAAGAAAACGTCGTTCTTTACGTCGAACTGGTTGCGGAACTTCTTAGCCACCACGCCCATCTCCACAAACTTCTTACCGTTTAGGAGGTAGGTAACGCCATCGCTGATGAAGTCGAGCGAGCATTCGTCGGTCTTAAGATCGAACAAACTGATGCCAAAGCGAAGCAGCAGCTGCTCTACCGAAGCGCGTAGGGTAAAGTAGTCGCTCTGCTCTACCTTCGTATTCCAACTTTCGGCGTTTTTGTTGCCGGTAACAAATAGCGCCACGTGGTAGTTTTCGGTGTAAGCACGAAGATGGTTCTCCCCGTTGGCCTTCTCGGCGTTGTAGCTGTACACGTTACCAAACTCGTAGAGCTTAAGGTCGGCGTTACGATGGCTGGTGTTAAGCCCAATTGCCTCCATACCGTTAAAGAAAAGGGTTTGGCGCATCACGCTAAGGTCTCCGCTAAGCGGGTTGATGATGCGAACGGCCTTCTCCTCGGGGTAGGCTGCAAGGTCTTGGTAGTAGCCAGCCTTGGTAAGCGAGTTGGACATGATTTCGTTGAAGCCGTTGCTCGAAAGCAGATCAGCGGCGGTGTTTACGATCCTGTCCTTTTCGGGACGAGGCTCGAACGAAAGCGTAGAGCGCACCTGCAGCGGCATCTCGATGTTGTTGTACCCGTAGATACGAAGCACCTCCTCTACCACATCGGCCTCGCGCTGTACATCCACGCGGTATGGTTCTACGCTAAGAAGCAGCGCGTCGCCCTCCTCCTTAACGATGGCAATATCCAGCGCAGCTAGAATATTTTTGATGGTTTCGGTTTCGATATCCTTGCCAATTAGCTTGCGCATTCTGTTTAGCGAAACCTCCACGGTAAAGTTTTCGATTGGATTTGGGTAGATGTCGATGATATCCGAAGATATTTCGCCACCAGCCAGCTCCTTAACCAAAATAGCCGCACGCTTAAGCGCGTAGATGGTTAAGTTTGGATCTACGCCACGCTCGAAGCGGAACGAAGAGTCGGTGTTTAGCCCATGACGACGGGCGGTTTTGCGCACCGATACGGGGTTAAAGTAGGCGCTCTCGATAAAGATGTCGGTGGTAGCTTCGGTTACGCCCGAGTCTAGCCCGCCGAACACCCCTGCAATGCACATTGGCTCGGCAGCGTTGCATATCATCAGGTCGTTTTCGTTTAGCTTGCGCTCAACTCCGTCCAGCGTGGTAAATGGGGTAGCCTCTGGGGTAGTGCGCACCACCACCTTTGCTCCGCTAATCTTGGCGGCATCAAAGGCATGTAGGGGTTGGCCCAGCTCGTGAAGGATGAAGTTGGTGATATCGACCACATTATTCTTTGGGTTGATACCGATGGCGCGAAGCTTCTTCTGCAGCCACTCTGGCGATGGGGCCACCTTTACGTTGGAAACGGTGATGCCCGAGTAGCGGGGACAAGCCTCTACGTTTTGAACCTCAACGGGGATAACGCGCGAGGTGCTATCCACCTTAAACGCATCTACCGATGGTTTTTCGAGCGAGCAGGCCACGCCGTTCGCCTTTAGGTACGCGGCAATGTCGCGTGCCACGCCGTAGTGCGATGCCGCATCGATACGGTTTGGGGTTAGCCCTATTTCGAATACGTACTCATCTTCTAGCTTAAAGTACTCCTTGGCAGGTGTTCCTACAGGTGTTTGGGGATCGAGCACCATGATACCATCATGCGATGCACCCAGCCCCAGCTCGTCTTCGGCGCAAATCATACCCAACGACTCCACGCCACGAATCTTAGACTTCTTAATCTTGAACTCCTCGTCGCCCGAGTAAAGCACGGTGCCCACGGTTGCCACAGGGACTTTTTGCCCGGCAGCTACGTTTGGCGCGCCGCACACGATTTGTAGCGGCTCGGCAGCGCCCACATCCACCTTGGTAACGCTTAGCTTATCGGCATCGGGATGGCGCTCGCACTCCAGCACGTAGCCAACCACTACGCCTTCCAATCCGCCTTTAATGGCTTCTTCCTTCTCTAGCGAGTCTACCTCCAAACCAATCGAGGTAAGAATTTCAGAAATCTGTTCGGGTGTAAGGTCGGTTTTCAGGTAGTCCTTTAACCAACTGTAGGAAATATTCATTTTGAAAAGATTTATCTCGTGTCAAATAAGCCGTAAAAATACTGATTTGATGCTAATACCATGCACCTCGGGCCAAAAAAAGTACGAGTTTTTGCCCGTTTCGGGGATATTTTAAGTTTGTTTTTTAATTCGTTGGCCATGTATGGAGGCCTTTTTGGATGGTGGCAAAATGTTTTGTCAGCCGTGCCCTATCGGCATGAAGGATGGCCCAACGCGCGCCCCATTTTGTGGCACCAGCAGCACAACCAAAGCCAGCATCGCGCAGGCCTATCCCGAATATACCCGCCGACGGCGCTCCCACAAGCCGCTCCACCTCCCCCATCGCTTACTATGGAGTAGTGTTAACGTATTCTGCGAGCACCAAGGCTTACTCCAAACTTTCCAAACTGAGCTATGCCAGCACTAAGGCTTACTCTAAACTCTCCGGATCGAATTCTGCCGACACCAAAGCCTACTCCAGAGTAGTGTTAACGTATTATGCCAGCACCAAGGCTTACTCCAAACTTTCCAAACCGAGCTATGCC includes these proteins:
- a CDS encoding zinc ribbon domain-containing protein translates to MEKEKKYSCPQCGAKVSLGYAFTIADNKRYVCQKCGTHSVPKTDNIVYYRIATIILTLVFMLAYNHVVFTKMEVERYLPNQLIMLAATAAFYLTVVYLLIIRVVAMKRFGD
- a CDS encoding helix-turn-helix domain-containing protein, translated to MASSLLQRISEGEGLHLDFKYAVTDSKKIARSLAAFANTSGGSLLLGVKDNGRIAGVNSDEEYYMIETAAQVFCKPEVPFDVKRWEVNGKVVLEIIIAESTRKPHSAPDKEGKPTTYIRIADENIKVGYLHAKYLRQSCSKPRPVSFGNRHQQLVDLLTATGPLSFTKIWKKQQLSTKEAERLVLDLLSINVIKIESTHEQSRFSIVESD
- a CDS encoding chloride channel protein, whose product is MQQKLSSYQRFLILKLKKLSNKQLMLIFSILTGVICGFAAISIKWLIHFVETTLVSWIPIEKGSILLFAYPMVGILLTILFVRYFVKDDIGHGVTKVLYAISRRNSKIKRHNMYTSMIASSLTIGMGGSVGAEGPIVMTGAAIGSNIGQFFRVDYRMITLLLGAGTAGAIAGAFGAPLAGMIFTLEVLMLDLTMAAVIPLLLSTVSAVSITYVFIGSFLVFPEKVIVNFSVYNIPYYIILGIFCGAIALYFTWGSLKIESFFKRQQSITKRLLIGGTLLGIMIMLFPSLYGEGYEPIGKLLSLDHHSLFERTLYYGLRNETWALLLIPIAIIALKIPAMACTFGAGGVGGIFAPSLFVGGFAGFFIATSLNVFFGLNLPVGNFTLVGMAGVLAGVMHAPLTGIFLIAEITGGYQLFIPLMITAALAYTTVYSRNKHSLYTLRLAQTGDLITHHKDKAAITVMTLNEVIERDFCPIEVNATLGELVVTIAKSKRNLFPVLNEKQQLQGIVLLDDIRQLMFDQSKYETVFVRELMATPPDYIVDNEAMEVVFEKMEYSGAWNLPVIDEDQRYVGFISRSKILSIYRKKLVELSDD
- a CDS encoding MATE family efflux transporter, which translates into the protein MKRFWRLYRPHYRSTLSLGLPVMVSQLGQISVAVVDVMMIGRLGAIPLAAAAFATMLVSLPLYFGMGFALSITPLTGKAFGANNHREVGVLWKNGVVSYLSVGLLLLLISAILYGGMAFMNQPDSIIPLARPFFILIAISMFPVMIFMLGKQVLEGLGDTRTAMVITLIANLINIVGNYLLIYGNLGMPTLGVNGAGVSTLTARTFMAVAIMVVALRKPILRQALQLAKDVKASFSQVKRIYKLGVPMGMQVFSEASAFIFAGLMMGWLGEIGLAAHQVVISLSGLGFMLYQAIGMSTTIRVSQLSALGTPSIVRRASVASSQIAGVMVVVISGLFLLFHKEIPYLFTQDEAVALVASKLLIVFIIFQVFDAGQIVFSGILRGLADARIPSMLTFVSYYLISIPISYLAAFKLGFGEVGIWMGFPIGLGICALLFYFRIRILMGRLELARA
- a CDS encoding YbaN family protein, whose product is MMRKVLFVGLGTISLGCGIVGIVVPGLPTTPFVLLAAWFYVRSSERLHQKLIGNPFFGRYIANYERGLSRKSKYRIFILMWMMIILSTSLFIYSWPVRLVVVAAGVIGTGVVWRIKEPQ
- a CDS encoding DUF1801 domain-containing protein, with amino-acid sequence MAKENKYQNVSFSSVEEMLEHIPENERLVVELLRRIVTDCMPHCSEKLMFNIPSYKQHYSVCFIWPSAVKWGKVPREGVRFGFMRGDLLNDDGTYLQRDGRKQVYCRDFFGVNDVDIDLLKSYIYEAAAVDEQLYLSKRAKKR
- the glyA gene encoding serine hydroxymethyltransferase, which produces MVRDTQIFDLIAKERERQTHGIELIASENFVSDQVMQAMGSVLTNKYAEGYPGARYYGGCQVVDIVEQLAIDRLKEVYGAEYANVQPHSGAQANMAVFMACLKPGDTFMGLDLAHGGHLSHGSPVNMSGFMYNPIGYKVNEEDGMVNYDEMERLALEHKPKMIIGGASAYSREWNYKRMREIADKVGAIFMVDMAHPAGLIAAGLLDNPVKYAHIVTSTTHKTLRGPRGGIILMGKDFENPFGLKTPKGEIKMMSAVLNSSVFPGIQGGPLEHVIAAKAVAFGEALTPEYKVYQDQVKRNAAVLAKTFVDMGYKVISNGTDNHLMLIDLRTKYPNITGKQVENTLVKADITINKNMVPYDSRSPFTTSGIRVGAPAITTRGLKEEHMPLIVEYIDAVIANFENETKIGAVRTEVNKLMQDLPLFAW
- a CDS encoding DUF4403 family protein, yielding MQLRNYFKLLLLSAAGIFVQGCSSTSHIPRPTEGYGNFDYKPTSSVVSVPIALSEKVLNAKINAEINGLLYEDNNMNDDNMMVKVWKAQPIQVSLNGMSIDYKIPLKLWLKGGFTKLGITVAKDVELQIALKYRTSLAIAPDWTINSKTVSTGFEWITNPEVSMAGFKVPVKLVADKVVNGMQGRVCSEIDGQIKSQFNVKTLMGDAWRQIQQPILINKDYNVWLKVTPSEITATPFVTRNGIISSAVGVKSETEVLISPKSPAYTPVAKLPNFRVVPKSDGSFTFNLWTDIPYSEAEQMAIKEVKGKTFSSGSKKVTVNGIKIYGSNGKTIVAADLTGSFNGTIYFAGVPFYNHEKKTVEVKDLDFEMQTKNILFKSAAWLFKSTIKDALKENMVFPVTSYFNTAKNMANASLKNNKSVKEVTINGVVDQIDIQDIFLTDKSFKVLGIAKGKLNISLDGLNF